One part of the Nematostella vectensis chromosome 8, jaNemVect1.1, whole genome shotgun sequence genome encodes these proteins:
- the LOC5514114 gene encoding chymotrypsinogen B has protein sequence MICFAVIFALPFLVEGCGQRPMTRVIGGEDAAPHSWPWQVSLRVHGRHNCGGTLIHPDWVVTAAHCVLRNPSPSGYTVVLGAHMLTGTQTSVQQTFKLKQLHKHSGFTMNNLRDDIAVLQLDRPATLSSKVNVACLPTQPSTVGSKCYITGWGRTSGSHDVLPEPLQQAMLPLVSNAECQRKYSKVNAKAHLCAGSGQAASSGGCNGDSGGPLVCEEGGRWILRGAVSFGKRNCPTTHFTVFARVYSYLDWINSKIGGIAPPLPPPTPSPTGGPPPTSTQAPPPPPPGCKDQWVACSGMKHYCNISGAIKRLCPKSCNTC, from the exons ATGATCTGTTTCGCAGTGATCTTCGCACTTCCCTTTCTCGTTGAAG GCTGTGGACAGAGGCCAATGACACGTGTGATTGGCGGAGAAGACGCCGCTCCACACTCCTGGCCTTGGCAGGTCTCTCTGCGCGTGCACGGTCGCCATAACTGTGGAGGAACCCTAATCCACCCTGACTGGGTGGTCACTGCAGCACACTGCGTGTTGCGTAACCCTAGCCCAAGTGGTTACACCGTGGTATTAG GTGCCCACATGCTAACTGGAACCCAGACTTCGGTACAACAGACATTCAAACTGAAGCAGTTGCACAAGCACAGCGGCTTTACAATGAATAATCTGCGCGATGACATAGCCGTCCTTCAGCTTGATCGGCCCGCCACCCTCAGCTCCAAGGTGAACGTGGCCTGTTTGCCTACCCAGCCATCAACTGTGGGATCCAAATGCTACATTACAG GCTGGGGACGAACCTCGGGTTCACATGACGTCCTCCCTGAGCCCTTACAACAAGCCATGCTCCCTCTCGTCTCCAATGCTGAATGTCAAAGGAAGTACTCAAAGGTCAACGCAAAGGCTCACCTCTGCGCCGGTAGCGGTCAAGCGGCATCTTCAGGGGGGTGCAACGGAGATAGTGGAGGTCCCCTCGTATGTGAGGAAGGTGGTCGCTGGATCCTTCGTGGTGCTGTTAGCTTTGGCAAAAGAAACTGCCCGACTACACACTTTACAGTGTTCGCTCGAGTATACAGCTACCTTGACTGGATAAACAGCAAGATCG GTGGAATTGCACCGCCACTGCCTCCCCCGACACCTTCCCCGACAGGTGGCCCACCACCAACATCGACACAAGCTccaccaccccctcctccag GCTGCAAGGACCAGTGGGTGGCGTGCTCTGGAATGAAACATTATTGCAACATCTCGGGTGCTATTAAGCGCTTGTGCCCCAAGAGCTGTAACACAT GTTAA
- the LOC5514112 gene encoding U11/U12 small nuclear ribonucleoprotein 35 kDa protein: MGKITGSSSNTEFEMPTFHNWTPLAKKYHPLQAGSIDGTDQVPHDNAVWRAMQAKYKPNKQVAGDAGCTLFVGRLSKETRAETLVEAFSKYGEVENCRLVRDFVTGFSRGYAFVEFKERWDAKTAYREISKCCIDGQEILVEFEAGRNLEGWIPRRLGGGFGGKKESGQLRFGGRDRPFRRPLPIQGAGEETKQDDVIPRDRTTLRDQRYRDNEDRERHQRGRDRHHRDRDDSGCRFRDNEGKRYSDLRHDGDKIYRDRDNEGKRNRDASDGRDRSYRDRDRRSREEREPRPERESDRDSNRQKHQRDRHREKSTHRRESSRDHRDRRKDT; encoded by the exons ATGGGGAAAATAACTGGTAGTTCGTCGAACACCGAGTTCGAGATGCCGACATTTCACAACTGGACGCCATTAGCGAAGAAGTATCACCCTCTACAAGCGGGGAGTATCGACGGCACAGACCAGGTCCCGCATGACAACGCGGTGTGGCGGGCGATGCAAGCGAAAT acAAACCTAACAAGCAGGTGGCCGGTGACGCTGGGTGCACACTGTTCGTTGGAAGACTCTCAAAAGAGACCAGAGCAG AAACACTGGTGGAAGCTTTCTCCAAATATGGAGAAGTTGAAAACTGTAGACTTGTTAGGGACTTTG TTACAGGCTTCTCGCGAGGATATGCTTTTGTTGAGTTTAAAGAAAGATGGGATGCTAAGACAGCATACAGA GAAATTAGCAAATGTTGCATTGATGGACAAGAGATTCTAGTGGAGTTTGAAGCTGGCCGAAATCTTGAGGGCTGGATCCCAAGAAGACTAG GTGGCGGCTTTGGAGGTAAGAAGGAATCCGGCCAGCTGAGATTTGGAGGACGGGACAGACCATTCAGGAGACCTTT ACCCATACAAGGGGCGGGAGAAGAGACTAAACAAGATGACGTCATCCCTCGTGACCGCACGACGTTGCGTGACCAGCGTTACCGTGATAACGAGGACCGTGAGCGACACCAACGTGGTCGGGATCGACATCACCGTGATCGGGATGACAGTGGGTGTCGTTTCCGTGACAATGAAGGAAAGCGTTACAGCGACTTACGTCATGATGGTGACAAGATCTACCGTGACCGTGACAATGAAGGAAAGCGTAACCGTGACGCAAGTGATGGTCGAGACAGGAGCTACCGTGACCGTGATAGGAGGTCTCGTGAAGAGCGTGAACCAAGACCTGAACGTGAATCCGATCGTGATTCAAATCGTCAAAAGCATCAACGTGATAGACATCGTGAGAAATCGACCCACCGTCGAGAGTCGAGCCGAGACCACCGAGATAGGAGGAAAGACACGTGA